A segment of the Longimicrobium sp. genome:
CCCCCGGCGAGGCGCTGAGCGTGCTCGCCGACCCGTATCGCCCCGTGGACGTGCTGGTTACCGACGTCGTGCTCCCGGAGATGTCCGGACCGGAGATGGTGGAGCGCATCCGGCCGGGGCGCCCCCACCTGGGGGTGATCTACATCTCCGGCTACACCCCCGAGGAAACGGCCTTCACCCCCCTGCTCCGGCGCGGCAACGTGCTGCAAAAGCCCTTCGGGCCCGACGACCTGCTCGACCGCGTCTCCTCCGCCGCCCTGTAGGGTGCGAGGCGCGCGCCGGCTCCGGCGTCAGGGATTCGCGCGCACGCCGCCCGCCCGCGCCAGCGCCGCGCCCCCGCCCACGACGGGCACCGTGAACGACGTTCCCGCCAGGTCCACGGTCAGCCGCGTTCCGGCCCGTGGCCAGAGGGTGAACTCGGGGTCGCTCGACATGATCATCACCGCGAGCTGCCTTCCCGCCGGGATCACCTGGTCGTCCGGTTCCAGGTCGAAGGTCAGGTCGTAGAACCTTCCCGGGACGAGCCGCTCGCCGGGCCGGGTGGACGTGTAGGCGCCCCCGCGCGTGAGCGAAGCATGGTTCTGGATGTCGGCCCACCCGCGCGTCACCACGCCCGCGCGGCTGGCGTCGCCGACCGCCGCCGAGTCGAAGGGCAGCGTCACCATCCACACGCTGAGGTTCGCCGCGGGCCGATCCACCGACACGCGGAGGGTGACGCGCGGCGTTCCGGAAATGCGCAGCGAATCGGTGAGCGGCGCCGTGGCGAAGAGCAGGCGGTGGGTGGAGCGAGGTGCAATGGCGTTGGCGCTGCCGCTGACCGAAACGTCGTCCGTGAAGGACTCGGTCCCCCGCCCCGGCCGAAGGGCGAGCGGGCCGACGCCGTTGCCGCCGGGCGCGGGATACAGCCGCACAGGCTCGGACCCCGGCGCCGGAAACGAGGCGAACGGAACCGGCGCCGCCATGGCGCCGCGCCCCGACGGACGCGCCGCGGTGCTGGAGACGATCCAGACCGGCGGATCGTTGCGGACGCCGTTCTCCACGCCGTACAGGTAGTGGGTGAACCAGCGGTTCAGCATCTCCGCGGGCGGATCGCCGCCGTGGCCGCCCTGGTGAAGGTACATCGACACGGGAAGGCCGTGCGCCTTCATCTCTTCGTAGATCCGCATGGTGTGCGAGGGCATCACGTTGTAGTCGTTCAGCCCGTGCGCCAGCAGCACCGCCGCCCGGATGTTCCGTACGTGCGGCAGCAGCTCGCGCGAGGCCCAGAATTCGTTGAAGTCGCCGGAGGCGCGGTCCTGCCCCGCGGCGAAGACGCCGCCCTTTACGGTGCGGTCGCAGATGGCGCGCGTGGCCGGCGGGCCGCTGGCCACGAAGTCGTAGAGCACGTCCACGTCCTCGCCCAGGTACCCGCCCGGCGACCGCACCAGCCCGTTGGAGCGGTAGTAGTGGTAGTACGACGTGTTGGCGGCCACCGGCACCACCACCTCCAGCCCCGCCACCCCCGTCGTCGCCGCGGCCAGGGGCAGCGTGCCCTCGTACGACGTGCCGATCATCCCCACCTTGCCCGTGGACCACGACGTCGCCGACACCTCCTGGGCACCGTTCGGCGTGGTATAGCCCTTCGCCCGTCCGTTCAGCCAGTCGATCACGGACTTCATCGCCGTGCGCTCCGGCGTGTCGCCGATCGTCACGCACCCCTGCGAGCGCCCCGTCCCCGGCGCGTCCGAGTGCACCACCGCAAAGCCGCGCGGCACCCACGTGCCCACGAGCTGGTTGGAGATGCGCGTCCGCGTGGAATCGTGCGGGGGACCGCGCATGGCGCCGCGGGCCGGCGAGGGCTCGCCCAGCTCCTGGCGCACGTTCCAGAACGCGAAGGTGCGCGCGACGCCGGCGTAGTACGGGCTGGACCCGTACACCACCGGCACCTTCAACCCCTCCGTTTCCGTCTGGCGCGGCCGCGTCACCCCCACGTGCACGCGGTCCCTGCGGCCGTCCCCGTCGGAGTCGAACTCCGTTTCCACCCACAGGTTCTGCCGGATCCACTGCGAGGGTTCGGCGAACGCCGGAACCACCTGCGCCATCCCGTTCGCGAACACGGGGCGGGCGCCTTGCTGCGCGGCGGGCGGGCTCGCCGGCGCAGACGGGGAGCTCGCAGGTGCCGGCGGGGCGCTCGCCGGCACCTGCGGCGTGGCGGCGCACGCGGCGGAGGCAAGCGTGAGCGCGGCCGCGATGCCGGCGCGGCGCAGGAGTGATTCAGTCATGCTCGGGCCTCGTGTGATACTCGCGCAGGGCGAGGGCAGGAGTTCGATGACGAAGGGGCAGGCGGACGGAGAGACGTTATCGTTTCGGCGCCGATGTGAAAAGGGAGCAGCGCCTCGAATAAGCTTGCCGGGTTGAACGGCCGCTCTCATCTTTGTCCCACAAGGTGCGGCCAAGAGACATCGAGACCTCTCGATCTCATCTACCACATTTCAAAACATGTTCATACGATGGACAAGCACGCTTTGCTCGAGACGATGCTCTCCCGCCAACTGCAATGGATCGCCGCGGCCGATTTGAAGGTCTCTCCCCTGGCGACGGTAGACATCGCAATGTTCGGGGTCATAGCGGCCGTTGCTCCCGGACCAAAAATTTGGACAGGAGTGAGCATCACCCTCACGGTCCTCGCCGTGGCGACTCTCACCGCGAGCTTGCTGCACCTGCTCGTCGCAACGTCTCCTCGTACCCGGGACCCCGTGGGATCTCTGATTTATTTCGGAGGCATCACTCAGCGGACAGAGGATGAGTTCGTCCTAGAAGTGCAAAACCTGGAGGCAGAGCAGTATGAGTTGGATCTTGCCCGCCAGACCTACCGGAATGCCTGTATCGCCGGTGAGAAGTACAAGCATGTGAAAATCGGCACCCGGTTCCTCTACGCCGCCATCATCCCCTGGACTCTGGCCGTGTACCTGCTGATCAGCCTGAACACGCAGTAAATTCATCTCAAAGCCACGAAGATCATGGACTTGGACGCACGCTCGCTCGGAAACAAGGTCGACGCACTGCTCGAAGAGCGTTTCCACGAGGTAAGTATCGACACGGTTCCCGAGGCCGGTGACCGCCGGCTTACCCATGGAGGCACCGGGCTGGCCGGCGAGTTCACGTTCCTCTACGTGGACATGCGCTCCTCGTCAGCACTTTCATGGGCCTACCGCCGCCAGTCAGTCGCAAAGCTCTACAAGGCATTTCACCACTGCATGGTAGAGGCGGTAAAAGCCGGCAACGGACGTGTACGGAGCTTCGATGGCGACCGCGTCCTGGGCATCTTCGCCGGCGCGAGCCGGGCAGATCAGGCCGTGGACACCGCCCTGCACATGGTCGGTTGCAAGGAAGAGATTCTAGTTCCGAAGATCCAAGCCAAGTATCAGAACGACTCCTTCGACATCGGCATCGGAATCGCTACGGGACCTGCGCTCGCAATGAAAGCGGGAGTCGGCTACGACATGAACAACCGTGACCTGGTCTGGATCGGCGATCCTCCCAACCTTGGGTCGAAGCTGAGTGACCTCGCACGTGAACCGGAATCGATCTACATCTGCCGCACGACTTTCGATCTCCTCGGGATTTCCAATCGATACACGACCAAGTCCGGTGAGAAGATTGACATGTGGGAGAAAAAAGCATTGTCGTTCAATGACGGGCAGGTCGAATGCTATTCGAGCGCATGGTACCGGAAACTCATCCGATGAGCGGACACGGGCCGAGCTGACACAGAGTTGAACATGTAAGTGTCACCTCTTGACGTGTTCCATCACCTAAACCGCTAGCAAGCCCCCCGATCCATGGCCCTGCCCCCCACAGCTAGCCAGCGGGGGTGACGCGGCAAACACGACGTACGGGACCTCGAACTCATCCGACTCCACGCCCCGGCCCATGTCCCGCTAGGCGTGGAGGATCTCGCGTCGATACCTGGTCCATGCCTGTCCCGCGGGCGAAACGGCATCCACATCGAACAGCGCTGGCGGGAAGCCATAGCGAGTGGCGTCTCCGTTCGGCCTGCTCGACAACGTGATTGCCGGCTGGAGCCCCCGCCGCCCAAGAATGGATGTTGCATGTGCTTGCGTAAGCCGCGAGCGGGTGCAGCGGGACCGTGCGCCTTGCGGGAGAGCGCCGGACCCGGCGCGCGGGCATCATCCCGTCCAGATGCCGTCACTCCGCTCCACCAACCTGAAACAGGTGTGAAATGACGAACGCGGCGATCGCGATCTCGCGCGGCTCCGGCTCCGCGGCGGGCGAGGAGCTGGGCGCGGCCATGCGGGAGCAGCTGGGGGGCGAATCCCCGGACGCCCTCATCGTCTTCGCCTCGCCCGGCCAGGACCACGAGGCCCTGCTCCGGGCGCTCACCGCCTCGTGCCGCCCCGGCGTGCTGGTGGGGTGCTCGTCGGCGGGCGAGTTCACCAGCGACGAGGCGGGCGTGGGAATGACCTGCGCGGTCGGGCTCGCGGCGCCCGAGATGCGGTTCGCCGCCGCCATCGGGCGCGGCCTGCGGGAAGACCGCGTGGCCGCGGCCGAGGCGCTGGCCGGCGGGTTCCGCGGCCGGCACACGCCCGGATACCGCCATCATGCGGCGCTCGTCTTTACCGATGCGCTGGCCGGCTTCGCCGACGACCTGGTGGACCGGCTGGCCCTGCTCACCGGGGGCGTCTACCGCTTCTTCGGCGGCGGTGCCGGCGACGACGCACGCTTCGAGCACACGGTGGTGTTCTGCGGCACCGAGGTGGCCAGCGACGCCGTGGTGGCGCTAGAGATCCTTTCCAACAAGCGCATCGGCATCGGGGTGCGCCACGGATGGGCGCCCGGCGGAGAGCGCATGCGCGTCACCGAGGCGAGCGGAGCGCGGGTGGGCAGCCTGAACGCGGTATCCACGGCCGAGGTCTTCGAATCGCACGCCGCGTCCACCGGCCAGGCCTTCGACCGCGGCGAGCCCGTGCCCTTCTTCCTGCACAACGTCCTGGGCGTGGAGTCGCCCGAGGGATACCGGCTGCGCGTTCCGCTCTCCGTGGACGAGGACGGGTCTGTGGGGTGCGCGGCCGACGTGCCCTCCGGTGCCGCCGCCTGCATCATGACGACGACCGCCGCCTCCGCCGCCGACGCAGCGGCCG
Coding sequences within it:
- a CDS encoding Xaa-Pro dipeptidyl-peptidase, giving the protein MTESLLRRAGIAAALTLASAACAATPQVPASAPPAPASSPSAPASPPAAQQGARPVFANGMAQVVPAFAEPSQWIRQNLWVETEFDSDGDGRRDRVHVGVTRPRQTETEGLKVPVVYGSSPYYAGVARTFAFWNVRQELGEPSPARGAMRGPPHDSTRTRISNQLVGTWVPRGFAVVHSDAPGTGRSQGCVTIGDTPERTAMKSVIDWLNGRAKGYTTPNGAQEVSATSWSTGKVGMIGTSYEGTLPLAAATTGVAGLEVVVPVAANTSYYHYYRSNGLVRSPGGYLGEDVDVLYDFVASGPPATRAICDRTVKGGVFAAGQDRASGDFNEFWASRELLPHVRNIRAAVLLAHGLNDYNVMPSHTMRIYEEMKAHGLPVSMYLHQGGHGGDPPAEMLNRWFTHYLYGVENGVRNDPPVWIVSSTAARPSGRGAMAAPVPFASFPAPGSEPVRLYPAPGGNGVGPLALRPGRGTESFTDDVSVSGSANAIAPRSTHRLLFATAPLTDSLRISGTPRVTLRVSVDRPAANLSVWMVTLPFDSAAVGDASRAGVVTRGWADIQNHASLTRGGAYTSTRPGERLVPGRFYDLTFDLEPDDQVIPAGRQLAVMIMSSDPEFTLWPRAGTRLTVDLAGTSFTVPVVGGGAALARAGGVRANP
- a CDS encoding Pycsar system effector family protein; its protein translation is MDKHALLETMLSRQLQWIAAADLKVSPLATVDIAMFGVIAAVAPGPKIWTGVSITLTVLAVATLTASLLHLLVATSPRTRDPVGSLIYFGGITQRTEDEFVLEVQNLEAEQYELDLARQTYRNACIAGEKYKHVKIGTRFLYAAIIPWTLAVYLLISLNTQ
- a CDS encoding adenylate/guanylate cyclase domain-containing protein, coding for MDLDARSLGNKVDALLEERFHEVSIDTVPEAGDRRLTHGGTGLAGEFTFLYVDMRSSSALSWAYRRQSVAKLYKAFHHCMVEAVKAGNGRVRSFDGDRVLGIFAGASRADQAVDTALHMVGCKEEILVPKIQAKYQNDSFDIGIGIATGPALAMKAGVGYDMNNRDLVWIGDPPNLGSKLSDLAREPESIYICRTTFDLLGISNRYTTKSGEKIDMWEKKALSFNDGQVECYSSAWYRKLIR
- a CDS encoding FIST signal transduction protein, yielding MTNAAIAISRGSGSAAGEELGAAMREQLGGESPDALIVFASPGQDHEALLRALTASCRPGVLVGCSSAGEFTSDEAGVGMTCAVGLAAPEMRFAAAIGRGLREDRVAAAEALAGGFRGRHTPGYRHHAALVFTDALAGFADDLVDRLALLTGGVYRFFGGGAGDDARFEHTVVFCGTEVASDAVVALEILSNKRIGIGVRHGWAPGGERMRVTEASGARVGSLNAVSTAEVFESHAASTGQAFDRGEPVPFFLHNVLGVESPEGYRLRVPLSVDEDGSVGCAADVPSGAAACIMTTTAASAADAAAEATRAALAQMDGNEPAVALVFDCVATRLRLGQDFGAELAAVQHELGSTRMAGFNTYGQIAQAEGQFSGFHNCTAVVCTIPR